From Vibrio splendidus, a single genomic window includes:
- the ibaG gene encoding BolA family iron metabolism protein IbaG has translation MDSTKVQELLAAALNLQEIFVKGEGSHYEVVAVDACFDGMNRVKKQQLIYGPLMEYIQRNDIHALSIKAFTPEEWERDKKLMSL, from the coding sequence GTGGACAGCACAAAAGTACAAGAATTATTAGCAGCGGCACTGAACCTTCAGGAGATTTTCGTGAAGGGTGAAGGCAGTCATTACGAAGTTGTTGCGGTTGATGCATGTTTTGACGGCATGAATCGAGTTAAGAAGCAGCAACTAATCTACGGCCCACTAATGGAATACATTCAACGCAATGACATCCATGCTCTTTCTATTAAGGCTTTCACGCCAGAAGAGTGGGAACGTGATAAGAAACTGATGTCACTTTAA
- a CDS encoding STAS domain-containing protein, producing MSHSQWQALSSKEYQLLGDIDRDSVPAIWRILEKWQTTESSVEIDLSHINRVDSAGMVMLIHLLEHAKNQNCHIMLSFVPEQLRTLFQLSNIQPMMAEHIKN from the coding sequence ATGAGCCACTCTCAATGGCAAGCACTAAGCTCTAAAGAGTATCAGCTGCTCGGTGACATAGACCGAGACAGTGTCCCTGCAATCTGGCGTATATTGGAAAAGTGGCAAACGACGGAATCGAGCGTTGAAATTGACCTTAGCCATATAAATCGAGTCGATTCAGCAGGAATGGTGATGCTAATTCACTTATTAGAGCATGCAAAAAATCAAAACTGTCATATAATGCTCAGTTTCGTGCCAGAACAATTACGAACGTTGTTCCAATTGAGCAATATCCAGCCAATGATGGCAGAACACATAAAAAATTAG
- a CDS encoding MlaC/ttg2D family ABC transporter substrate-binding protein — MFMVVMASLISAQVFAAESIDRTQPYQMMTQVAEVAFDRLKSEQENIQQDPELLKVIVEDELMPYVNAQYAALKLLGPNLKGADRKDVRVFIDAFRKYLVSSYAQVLTQYSDQTIEFGPEPKIKADSRITSIKVSIIDTPRPNIKLEFKLRKDKKSGEWKAFDMVAEGISLLSSKQSEWNTKIRQEGILQVADELEKLAAQPIRFESNK; from the coding sequence ATGTTTATGGTAGTAATGGCTTCACTTATTTCTGCTCAAGTTTTTGCTGCAGAATCGATTGATCGCACTCAGCCTTATCAGATGATGACGCAAGTTGCTGAAGTGGCATTTGATCGTTTAAAGAGTGAGCAAGAGAATATCCAGCAAGATCCTGAGTTATTGAAGGTCATTGTGGAAGATGAATTGATGCCTTATGTGAACGCGCAATATGCGGCACTTAAGTTGTTAGGACCTAACCTAAAAGGGGCGGACAGAAAAGACGTACGTGTATTTATCGATGCGTTCCGTAAATACCTTGTTTCTTCTTACGCTCAAGTACTGACTCAGTACTCGGATCAGACGATTGAATTTGGTCCAGAACCAAAAATCAAAGCAGATAGCCGTATTACCAGTATTAAGGTTAGTATCATAGATACGCCGCGACCAAACATTAAGCTTGAATTTAAGCTACGCAAAGACAAGAAGTCAGGCGAGTGGAAGGCGTTTGATATGGTTGCTGAAGGTATTAGCCTGTTATCGAGCAAGCAATCAGAGTGGAATACTAAAATTCGTCAAGAAGGCATTTTACAAGTTGCCGATGAATTAGAGAAACTTGCAGCACAACCGATTCGTTTTGAGAGTAATAAATAA
- the mlaD gene encoding outer membrane lipid asymmetry maintenance protein MlaD: MQQTRKLELWVGTFVIVGICAILIMIFQVADVKGLGSNHTYNLKATFDNIGSLKVRSPVKVGGVVVGRVKSIELDTESYLPVVELSIDAKYSQFPDTSSAQILTSGLIGEQYISLVPGFIFDDEEMLVDGDSIEDTKSALVLEDLIGQVLYSVGGSDDSEVKE, encoded by the coding sequence ATGCAACAAACTCGAAAATTAGAATTATGGGTCGGCACCTTTGTTATTGTCGGAATTTGCGCAATCTTAATCATGATCTTTCAAGTCGCTGACGTAAAAGGCTTAGGTTCGAACCATACTTACAATCTAAAAGCGACCTTTGACAACATTGGCAGCTTAAAAGTTCGTTCTCCAGTGAAGGTGGGTGGCGTCGTTGTCGGTCGAGTTAAAAGTATTGAGCTTGATACAGAGAGTTACCTTCCTGTCGTTGAATTATCTATTGATGCGAAGTACTCACAATTTCCAGATACCTCTAGTGCTCAAATCTTAACGTCTGGTTTAATCGGTGAGCAGTACATCAGTCTGGTTCCTGGCTTCATTTTTGATGATGAAGAGATGTTGGTTGATGGTGATTCTATTGAAGACACCAAGTCAGCATTAGTACTAGAAGATTTGATTGGCCAAGTGCTGTATAGCGTTGGTGGCTCTGATGACAGCGAAGTTAAGGAATAA
- the mlaE gene encoding lipid asymmetry maintenance ABC transporter permease subunit MlaE, translating into MIVKAIAGVGKRTLAICESFGRASLMLSGALFGIPRLKNFPLFVKQLYSVGVQSLAIILVSGLFIGMVLSLQGYVVLIDYGAEGNLGQMVALSLLRELGPVVTALLFAGRAGSALTAEIGLMKATEQISSLEMMAVDPLKRIIAPRLWAGLISMPLLAMIFMAVGIWGAQLVGVDWKGIDHGSFWSAMQSSVELGRDIGNSTIKCMVFAITVTWIALFNGYDAVPTSEGISQATTRTVVHSSLAVLGLDFVLTALMFGN; encoded by the coding sequence ATGATTGTTAAAGCTATTGCGGGTGTCGGTAAGCGAACACTTGCGATCTGTGAGTCATTTGGTCGAGCAAGCCTGATGTTATCTGGGGCTTTGTTTGGCATCCCGAGACTAAAGAATTTCCCTTTATTCGTTAAACAACTTTATAGCGTTGGTGTTCAGTCATTGGCTATCATTTTAGTTTCGGGTTTGTTTATTGGCATGGTGCTCAGCCTGCAGGGCTATGTCGTGTTAATCGACTACGGTGCTGAAGGTAACCTTGGTCAAATGGTCGCGCTTTCACTGTTACGTGAGTTGGGCCCAGTGGTGACTGCGTTATTGTTTGCAGGCCGCGCAGGTTCAGCATTAACGGCTGAGATCGGCTTAATGAAAGCAACCGAACAGATCTCTAGCCTTGAAATGATGGCCGTCGATCCTCTCAAACGCATTATTGCGCCACGCCTTTGGGCCGGGCTTATTTCAATGCCACTGCTCGCTATGATCTTTATGGCGGTCGGGATTTGGGGGGCTCAGTTAGTTGGTGTCGATTGGAAGGGCATTGACCACGGCAGTTTCTGGTCTGCGATGCAGTCTTCCGTTGAGCTAGGTCGAGATATTGGTAACAGCACGATCAAATGTATGGTCTTTGCTATCACAGTAACTTGGATCGCACTTTTTAATGGTTATGATGCGGTACCGACCTCAGAAGGTATTAGTCAGGCAACCACACGCACTGTAGTGCACTCTTCTCTAGCGGTATTAGGGCTAGATTTTGTTCTTACCGCATTGATGTTTGGGAATTAA